In Parasphingorhabdus halotolerans, a single window of DNA contains:
- the addA gene encoding double-strand break repair helicase AddA, with translation MSANTPSLHSLADKQADAVEPEDNIWLSASAGTGKTQVLTARVLRLLLREGVHAEHILCLTFTKAGAAEMAERINQQLAAWVRMPAKQLRLDLFAIGASNDPATQEHARTLFARVLDARGGGLRIMTIHSFCQTLLASFPEEAGISALFKPIEERDQKLLARQALGDLLLDEESSGRTEIIEAIQALSVRMGEEATEAFLMTCASKADAMESLPSGALPFVRRLLGLPVEASADDWLAERCSDANIDKNQIVSLQNAMAEFGGKKEQERQLVIRQWLVLNDHERGQALASVHYAWTTKTTGAPPKPTNGLLKAFPQYDEVCSALMMWSNDLLETATLFEYADLLAGALKAGQAFHCRYSDAKKLQGVVDFDDMIRMTAQLLAKGDMAEWIRYKLDQRTDHILVDEAQDTNLAQWEIVRALAGEFFSGMGASADRLRTMFTVGDFKQAIFGFQGTSPHNYTAARDDFFDRAKMSERPFNNLSLDRSFRTTPPVLKVVDATLKHIGAEQLGLKEDIPPHRSFYAGKPGSVRLWRPISHGAVANPEDEESWIEDEKRLFAQKLAVQIKEWLSDENPLWLDRENRRLEPKDVMILVSKRDDLSALIVARLFAEHVPVAGIDRIRLNQPLVVQDLLAAIRFVLQPNDDLNLASLLVSPLLGWSQDNLLAHGYRGEEHKDQSLWEYLRGQADIAEKIQLLRDLLNMADYVTPYQFLENILSGPMQGRKNLVARLSHAAIDPMDELLNTAIAFEQDHIITLQGFLDWFDRGDVEIKRDQMAGGNEVRLMTVHGAKGLQAPLVILANATFDPANKRSGGFSIPEPDLPDDGIRYPVVPVRKAERVGLLNAYAIVADARDMEEHWRLLYVAMTRAEEHLVIAGTLGPQARGEVPEASWYGAVERGLMGLDCELQDDANWIQQRIFYGDNLPIERASEPLASSGIPATTKPALPPWVLDAAPEEARPPRPLTPSDLGPDDASNPPPNEDMRQAAERGILLHSLFQRLPDIPAKKREFVADQWLERQKRIENQTQRQELIETALSVLNVPEWSALFSSESLSEAPIAAVLDEHVISGTVDRLLITDDRIYVVDFKTARSVPPSAEKAPVAYLRQMAAYVAALEKIFPGRPIKAGLLYSQGPIMLELPYDLIDQHKPGFERR, from the coding sequence ATGAGCGCCAATACGCCATCGCTTCATTCGCTTGCAGACAAGCAGGCTGATGCCGTGGAGCCTGAAGACAATATCTGGCTGAGTGCGTCTGCTGGTACTGGCAAGACGCAAGTGCTCACAGCGCGTGTACTCCGGCTTTTGCTTCGCGAAGGCGTTCACGCGGAGCACATATTATGCCTGACATTCACGAAGGCCGGTGCTGCGGAGATGGCGGAACGGATCAATCAGCAACTCGCGGCATGGGTGCGTATGCCGGCAAAACAATTGCGTCTGGATCTTTTCGCAATCGGTGCATCTAACGATCCGGCGACTCAGGAACACGCGCGGACTTTATTCGCAAGGGTATTGGATGCGCGCGGCGGCGGGTTACGGATAATGACAATCCACAGCTTCTGCCAAACCTTGCTCGCCTCTTTCCCGGAAGAGGCCGGCATATCTGCGCTGTTCAAGCCAATTGAAGAGCGGGATCAGAAATTACTGGCGCGGCAAGCTCTGGGTGACCTGCTACTCGACGAGGAATCGAGTGGGCGAACTGAAATAATCGAAGCGATCCAGGCTTTAAGTGTTCGAATGGGCGAAGAGGCCACCGAAGCATTTCTTATGACTTGTGCGTCCAAAGCGGACGCAATGGAAAGTCTCCCTAGCGGCGCGTTACCCTTTGTTAGACGATTGTTGGGATTGCCGGTCGAGGCTTCTGCGGATGACTGGCTTGCAGAGCGGTGTTCCGACGCAAATATCGACAAAAACCAGATTGTTTCCTTGCAAAATGCAATGGCGGAATTTGGCGGTAAGAAGGAGCAGGAACGACAGCTGGTTATCCGTCAGTGGTTGGTGTTAAATGATCACGAACGCGGACAGGCCTTGGCAAGTGTTCACTACGCTTGGACGACCAAGACCACAGGCGCACCGCCTAAACCGACGAACGGATTGCTCAAGGCTTTCCCCCAATATGATGAGGTTTGCAGCGCGCTGATGATGTGGAGCAACGACCTGCTCGAAACAGCAACTCTATTTGAATATGCTGACCTGCTCGCTGGCGCTCTTAAGGCTGGGCAGGCTTTCCATTGCCGTTACTCCGATGCCAAAAAACTGCAAGGTGTTGTAGATTTTGATGATATGATTCGGATGACCGCCCAATTGCTGGCAAAAGGGGATATGGCAGAATGGATCCGCTACAAGCTGGATCAGCGTACCGATCACATATTGGTTGACGAGGCGCAGGATACAAATCTCGCGCAATGGGAAATCGTCCGCGCGCTGGCCGGAGAGTTTTTCTCCGGTATGGGAGCAAGCGCCGACAGGCTTCGGACGATGTTCACCGTGGGAGATTTCAAACAGGCAATTTTTGGATTCCAGGGTACTAGTCCGCATAACTACACCGCTGCTCGCGATGATTTCTTTGATCGCGCTAAGATGTCCGAGCGTCCATTCAATAATCTCTCGCTAGATCGCAGTTTCCGGACTACACCGCCTGTGCTGAAAGTTGTAGATGCAACGCTGAAGCATATAGGCGCCGAGCAATTGGGGTTGAAGGAAGATATTCCTCCCCATCGTAGCTTCTATGCAGGCAAGCCGGGGAGCGTGCGTCTGTGGCGCCCTATTTCGCATGGCGCCGTCGCAAATCCTGAAGATGAAGAGTCCTGGATTGAAGATGAGAAGCGCCTTTTTGCGCAGAAACTTGCGGTACAAATAAAAGAATGGCTTTCGGACGAAAATCCATTGTGGCTGGACCGCGAGAATAGAAGACTTGAGCCAAAAGACGTGATGATATTGGTCAGTAAACGGGATGACCTCAGCGCTTTGATTGTGGCCCGGTTGTTTGCCGAGCATGTGCCAGTTGCCGGAATTGACCGTATCAGGCTCAATCAACCGCTGGTGGTGCAGGATTTGCTCGCTGCCATACGCTTTGTTCTGCAGCCAAATGATGATCTCAATCTCGCCAGTTTGCTGGTCTCGCCGTTGCTGGGATGGTCGCAGGACAATTTACTCGCGCACGGTTACCGTGGTGAGGAACACAAAGATCAAAGCCTATGGGAATATTTGCGAGGGCAGGCCGATATTGCGGAAAAAATCCAGCTGCTACGCGATCTACTGAATATGGCGGATTATGTAACGCCTTACCAGTTTTTGGAAAATATATTGTCCGGCCCGATGCAAGGGCGCAAAAATCTGGTGGCAAGGTTGAGCCACGCGGCGATCGATCCAATGGACGAGTTGCTGAACACAGCCATCGCATTCGAGCAGGACCATATAATCACGCTTCAGGGCTTTCTGGACTGGTTTGATCGCGGTGATGTCGAAATCAAGCGAGATCAGATGGCGGGCGGCAACGAAGTGCGGTTGATGACAGTCCACGGTGCGAAGGGCCTTCAGGCACCCCTTGTGATCTTGGCCAATGCCACCTTTGATCCTGCGAACAAGCGCAGCGGTGGATTTTCGATCCCTGAACCTGACCTACCAGACGACGGAATCAGATATCCGGTGGTGCCAGTGCGCAAAGCGGAGCGCGTGGGTTTGCTAAATGCCTACGCAATAGTGGCAGATGCACGGGATATGGAAGAACATTGGCGGCTTCTTTATGTAGCCATGACACGGGCCGAAGAGCATTTGGTAATTGCTGGCACACTAGGCCCACAAGCGAGGGGCGAGGTGCCTGAAGCTAGCTGGTATGGCGCGGTTGAACGAGGTTTAATGGGGCTGGACTGCGAATTACAGGACGATGCCAACTGGATCCAACAGCGCATATTCTATGGTGATAATCTGCCGATTGAACGCGCCTCTGAACCGCTGGCTTCTTCTGGTATTCCCGCAACTACCAAGCCCGCACTACCGCCATGGGTGTTGGATGCCGCTCCCGAGGAAGCCCGACCGCCGAGACCGCTAACACCATCCGATCTTGGCCCGGATGATGCCTCGAATCCTCCACCCAATGAGGATATGCGTCAAGCTGCCGAGCGCGGTATCTTGCTGCATAGTTTGTTCCAGCGTCTGCCCGACATTCCAGCCAAGAAGCGCGAATTCGTAGCTGATCAATGGCTTGAACGACAGAAACGCATCGAAAACCAAACACAGCGGCAGGAATTGATCGAAACGGCTCTATCGGTTTTGAACGTTCCGGAATGGTCCGCACTCTTCAGTTCCGAAAGCCTTTCTGAGGCACCGATTGCGGCGGTTTTGGACGAGCATGTGATTTCCGGGACGGTGGACCGATTGCTGATTACGGATGACCGGATATATGTAGTGGATTTTAAAACTGCCCGCAGTGTGCCGCCATCCGCCGAAAAGGCACCGGTAGCCTATTTGCGCCAGATGGCCGCCTATGTCGCCGCTTTGGAGAAAATATTTCCCGGTCGCCCGATCAAGGCAGGCCTGCTCTACTCCCAAGGTCCCATCATGCTCGAACTCCCTTACGATCTTATTGACCAACACAAGCCCGGCTTTGAACGCCGATGA
- the trxA gene encoding thioredoxin TrxA: MATKAITDESFENDVLKADGPVLVDFWAEWCGPCKMIGPALEEISDEMGGQVTIAKLNIDDSPEAPGKYGVRGIPTMILFHNGEPVQTKVGAAPKSQLKSWLEDSLPA, encoded by the coding sequence ATGGCTACCAAAGCAATTACTGACGAGAGTTTTGAAAATGACGTACTGAAGGCTGATGGCCCGGTATTGGTTGATTTCTGGGCAGAGTGGTGCGGACCTTGCAAGATGATTGGCCCTGCGCTCGAAGAAATTAGCGATGAGATGGGTGGTCAGGTCACCATCGCCAAGCTCAATATTGATGATAGCCCTGAAGCACCCGGAAAATACGGTGTTCGCGGCATTCCGACAATGATCTTGTTCCACAATGGTGAGCCGGTCCAAACCAAAGTTGGCGCCGCGCCGAAGAGCCAACTCAAATCCTGGCTGGAAGATAGCTTGCCCGCTTAA
- a CDS encoding inositol monophosphatase family protein translates to MKIDALNQSVQTILRDVTQKVILPYYQNLKKSDIEEKTPGDLVTIVDKLSEEMLDNALSQLLPDAAVVGEEAAAADPSVLDRLLSDQVWVIDPIDGTGNFAAGKPPFGIIIALVEMGQTVAGWLYDPLTERLCYAARDSGASVNGLPLKSAPDPEKKPIAALATGFMRSDQREAILSAASPHYEIVDIPRCAAEQYPRLVLGTNHISVFERTLPWDHAAGVLFLNEAGGKAARWDGTDYLPGDKRTGMLGASSPKLWDEAAKLLGGIFNL, encoded by the coding sequence ATGAAAATCGATGCCCTAAATCAGTCAGTTCAAACTATATTGCGAGATGTGACGCAAAAAGTCATTCTGCCATATTACCAGAATTTGAAAAAATCCGACATCGAGGAAAAAACACCAGGCGACCTTGTGACCATTGTGGACAAGCTCAGTGAGGAAATGTTGGACAACGCATTGTCACAGCTGCTTCCTGATGCTGCGGTTGTGGGCGAAGAGGCCGCTGCTGCCGATCCTTCGGTGTTGGATCGGCTATTATCCGATCAGGTTTGGGTTATTGATCCCATCGATGGAACGGGAAATTTCGCTGCGGGGAAACCACCGTTCGGGATTATCATAGCCTTAGTAGAAATGGGGCAAACTGTTGCGGGCTGGCTTTACGATCCGCTTACAGAACGCCTGTGTTATGCCGCGAGAGATTCAGGTGCCTCGGTGAACGGTCTACCGTTAAAATCCGCGCCTGATCCAGAGAAAAAGCCAATAGCAGCTTTGGCAACTGGCTTCATGAGGTCAGATCAGCGCGAGGCAATCTTGTCTGCTGCATCCCCGCATTATGAAATCGTAGATATTCCCCGCTGCGCCGCCGAGCAATATCCAAGACTGGTGTTAGGAACCAACCATATTTCCGTTTTTGAACGCACGTTGCCATGGGATCACGCCGCTGGCGTCCTGTTTCTCAACGAAGCTGGCGGCAAGGCAGCGCGATGGGACGGTACAGACTATCTTCCGGGTGACAAAAGAACCGGAATGCTTGGGGCCTCATCGCCGAAACTCTGGGATGAAGCCGCCAAGCTTCTCGGGGGTATCTTTAACCTTTAA